In the Eptesicus fuscus isolate TK198812 chromosome 22, DD_ASM_mEF_20220401, whole genome shotgun sequence genome, CATTACAAAATAGCACTATCCATGGAAAGCACATCAGGTTTTCTATATTTCAACCTGCAAATAAACACAGCAATTGAGAAAGTTCCCTTACCCTACTAGGAATTTGAATTGGAGGGACCTCTTAAAAGCTGTATTATCTGCATGTGTCTACACATACTAGTGCTTCCTGTCATGGAATctgcacataaaaataaatacaaatgtcaGCTATCACATGGCAGGTCATTTCTTCACTAACTGCAGATAATTAAAATATGATATTTCCATGGAGAACACTATGCTCTCAGAATGGAGGGTTATTTATATCCAAAATAATACCTAAGTCAGCAGCACTAGTTGTTGGTCCATCAATGGGTGTGTAAGttgctaaaagaaaagaaaagaaataatttttaaaataagtaaaaattagtaAAGCTTACAGACACCTAAATTCATAGGTTCggattgtttgtcttttcacAAAATATCTTATAATTTACTGTCCTTATATAAGTAATGTTAATGCCTCTCAGTTAAGGTATTATAAAAAGTTATAGTCCTAgcatgtttggctcagtggatagagtgtcggcctgcagattgaaggatcccaggtttgattctggtcaagggcacatgcccaggttgcaagctcaattcccagtagggggcatgcaggaggcagcagatcaatgattctgtcttatcattgatgtttctaattctctctccctctcccttcctctctgaaatcaataaaaatatttatttttaaaaattataaacttatgGTCATCAGCATTCTTCATCTCCAGTACCATTTCCTGTGACAATCTTCTGTGGTACAAATTGCAAATATATCAGTAGTACATCCTCAATATTAGCTTATGGATTCAATGTGATTCTACTTTCATTTAAAAGATATAGGAGAGTTTAATAAATGATTTAGAGGTTATTCTGTAATGCTGAAAAATTTCAACATAATGAGGCTCATTTATGAAATACTCATaggcaacatcatactcaatggtgaaagactgaaagttttctccttaagatcaggaacaagacagatgaGCATTTTTGACATTTATATTTAACATAATGTCAAAAGTTATAATCAGAGAAATTTGGCAAGAAATgaaagcatccaaattgggaaggaagaaataaaattctctctGTCCCAGATGGCATGTTTATTTAAGTAGACAACTAAGACATTGCACACATACACAAGCACACTCACCTGTTGGAGctgataaataaatttggcaaagttTCAGTCTTTGAAATCAACAAGTAAACATCAGTTGCATTTGTATATACTAACACTGAGCAAaccaaaaggaaaggaagaaaataattctatttacaatagcatcaaaaaagaGTAAAGTACTGCCCTGACcagtggtggctcagttggagtgtaGTCTCATAGACCAAAAGGACAGGgctcattcctggtcagggcacataatgtAGGTATGTAGGTCTCAGGTTGGATcctacaggaggtagccaatacatgtctctctctctctctctctctctctctctctctctctctctctctctctctctctcaccccttcccatctctttcaaatcaataagtatatccttggttgaggataaaaaagaaataaaatacataaaatgaaactTAATCAAAAAGGTGAAAGACTCCTACACTGGAAACTGCGAAACATTGCTCAAAGAAATGGGTGATATAAACTAATGAATTGACATCCTGTGTTCGTGAATGGGATGACACAATATCGTTAAGATGTTGATACTACACAAAGCAACATATAGATTACATGCAATCCCCATCACCATCTTGAATATGCATTGTGTGGAAATAGAGAAATCCAACATATAATTCATATGGAACCTCAAGGGACTAGGAATTGCCTGGATAAGCTTGAAATGGAAGAACCAAATTGCTAGAACTCCCATGTTCTGATTTGAACACTTACTcaaaagctacaataatcaaaacacagTGCTACAGCATAAATACCGACAGACCAATGCAATAGAATACAGAGCTCACATTTGCATATATGGTCAAATGGTTGTATGGAAGGGCGCTAAGAACACTTAACGGGGCAAgtgcaatattttcaacaaatggttcttTGAAAACTGAATAtctacatacaaaagaatgaagttgggtCCTTatcttacatcatatacaaaaatgaactcaaagtggatcaaagagataaaattcatagaaaaaaacacagaggACAAGCTTCATGATGTTGGATCTGACTATGATTTTTTGGGTGTGTCACCAAAAGCAAAgacaagaacaacaacaagaaaaacagataaattggATGGACTTTAGCAAAACTGAAAACTTTTTTCAATGGTCAGTATAAATAGAGAGAAAAGGCAAACCATAGAATAAATAGGAGAAAACATCTCCAAATAATACacctgataagggattaatatccaaaacacataaagaactcctacatTTAGTGActgaaaaaaaccccaaatcaaAGTTGCAAAGGACTTGGAGGAACATTTCCCCAGATGAGATACACAAAacaccaataagcacatgaaaatatgatCACTAGTTATTAGAACATGAaaataaagccacaatgagatattactttatatatattaggaagcctagtatataaaaaacacacaaccattgGTAAAGcagtggagaaattggaatcttcTTGGGTCACTGGTAGGAGTGTAAAATGGTTCAGTTGCCATGGAAGACAGTATGGCTGCTCCTCAAAGAGTAAAGACATAGCCCAGCAGCTCTTTCTGGGTATATACTGCCTCCCCAAATTGAAAACAGGCCTCAAACAGTTACTCAAATGTCAATTTTCAGAGAAGCATATTCAGAATAGCCAAAAGTTGGAAACAAACCAAGTGTCTATCATcaggtgaatggattaaaaaatagataaaagaggtggaaacaacagacaatggaatattactcaactataaaaagaaataaactgctgatacatgctacaaggtagatgaaccttgaacacattatgctaaatgaaatcagCCAGAAGTGCTCCCACTACTATGAGCTACCTAAAATGGTCAAGTTCATAGAAAACTGAATAGCCAATGCCATgtttggggagagagggaaatggagagttgttgtttaatgggtacaatGTTTCAGTTTTGGATATATAGAAGTTATGGTTGCACAACCATATGAATATACTGAATGCCACTGAAATGTACACTGaaagtggttaaaatggtaaaaataaaatacaataaaagttcAGGTACAAAAATTAGCATAGAGAGTGGCTTAAACATTTCTGAAAAAGAAGTGTTCTGCCAGATattaaaacataacattttaaaaaatatatatattttattgatttttttacagagaggaagggagagagatagggagctagaaacatcaatgagagagaaacatcgaccagctgcctcctgcacaccccctatcggggatgtgcccgtaaccaaggtacatgcccttgaccggaatcgaacctgggacctttcagtctgcaggccaacgttctatccactgagccaaaccggtttcggcaaaacataacatttttagtttgacagaaaacttcccctacttggtggAAATAAATGTACTTACTAGTACAAGTCTAGAAagaacagagagtcccaaaccagaggaacccaaagaggcccacaccaagatacatcataattaaaatgccaaaggttaaagacaaagaaagaatcttaaaagcagcaagaaaaaagtagTTAGTTAGCTACAAGGGAGCATGCatttgactgtcagctgattttacaacagaaactttgcaggccagaagggagtggcaagaaatattcaaagtgatgaaaagcaaggttctacaaccaagattactctctACCCAGCAAACTATGGATTAAAATTGAAAGTCAAAAAAAGTGCttcccagcaaaaaaaaaaagtaatggaatTCATCACTAttaagatgaagaagaagaacaacaagaagaaatacaataaatacatatctatcaacaattgaaactaaaaatcatttaaacaaacaagaaacctgatgaaaaaaaataaactcatgaataaaataaaacagaggcaTCAAAACATGGAATTGACTCAGGAATCTCacagggaagtggggaggtgggcaggaagagatcaacctaagaatttatatgcatactagatgcCTGCTGAACAGATTTGTGCATAATGGtttccctcagactggcctgtaaGGGActgggctctctgacatcccccgaggggtcctggattgcaagagggtggttctcaggagACACACCCTAGAATCGAACGCCCTCTTCTCTGGgtccaggtgcatcacctgagaactgcagctgccaagtcacacaaCTCAGCAGTTCTTGCATTGagtgtcagccccctggtggtcagtgcacatcatagctaccggtcagagcgtctgctccctAGTGGCCATTGGGCATCATAGCTAACAGCTGGTCACtttaggtttatatatatatagaatatatattacctatggacacaaaaaATAggatggtgaaagcctggggtgaggTGAAAACTGGGTGGATGGGGGCAATGGAGGCAAAAAAAGGGAATATCTGTAATGctcttaaaaattaagatttaaagaaaaaggaaagaaaaaacttcCTTAAAGCCAGTATGTGTTTTTTGATGCTcttgagccaaaaaaaaaaaaaaaaattaattcatgcaTACACATAGAATTAATAATGCATAAACAGCAATGCCAAGAACATGTGGGGTGAAGAGTGGGAAACTCTACAAGTAGAACTATTTTTTATTACTTGACACATAAACAATTAGATTAGAAAGGATATAACAGAGGAAACAAACACATAttgatgtattttgttttttaagtgttggccaaagtatttaaaagttggtaaatcaccctagctggtttggcacagtggatagagcatcggcctgctgtctgaagggtcccagattccattccagtcaagggcacatgcctgggttgtgggctcaatccctagagtaaggggtgtgcagaaggcagtcaatcaatgatcctgtctcatcactgatgttcatatctctctctctcctctcccttccactctgaaatcaataaaaatacatcttaaaaataaaaataaataaaagttggcaAATCTTCCACACAATTTATaaatgagagggaaagaaatggaaaagttatTACCTTTACAATCAGGAGGCTCACTACTCCATTCGTCAGGCCCAATACAAACAAGTGTGCTCTCTCCGACAAGTGTATAATGATCTGTTGCATTCGAAGGCTTACAACTATAAATAACTGTTTCATTATATCCAAATATATCCTTGCCTCTATTGGTGTAGTCTCCATTTGGTATATGTATAGGTGGCTCACAAAAAAtctcttaaaagagaaaaagaggacaggtaaagcaaaagaaaaagtgaaagttTCAGATAGCATTAGTAATGTTCTATGAACTGTATTCAATAAGTTCATTAGCATATGATTTCTACAATCTAGTTGCAATTCTAATATTCACTTGAAACTTAGtttctatgaaaaaaatgtattatcccAATTCAAAccataaataggaaaataaaattttggaataaaaccctttttttaaaaaatacctatagAAGATACTTGTAAGAAACACTTGTATTTATCTGTAATACTGTGCTAAGTTTTTCTAATCATAAGAAACACTGacaatttaatgagaaaataaacttagACTTAGGAAAACTCAGTGCTAGTTGAGAAATTCCATATCCATTCCTGAATCAGCGATTCTCAGGTATAACACGATTTTGTCTTTTCTCACTGTCATCCTTAGAGTGTACAGTGAGATTTTCCAGTGGCTTCAGACTGTCTGACGATGCCGCAGAATGAATCTGGAGGTCTTCCATTAAGCAGGATACTGAAGAGATtaggaaaaatttaaagcaatgaCACTCTTCCCACTGTTGTGGAAATGTTTGATCTCAGGACAAAAATATGTTGCATTTGTTAACACCTATTGAGATTACTGTTCTTAAAAATGAAttagtaaataattatttaaaaactctgCTTTAATGCCAATGTAAAATATATCAGTAGCACTAACCCACCTGCAGAAAAGCTCTGTGGTGTCTCTGTTCATTGTAAAGCATACAGGGGTCCCCAggccaaaaagtttgagaactgctgctgtaaaTTCTAAAGAGAGAATGTGCTTACTTTCACAAGTTGGTGGATCACCACTCCATATCACTTCAGTTTCATTGGCTTCACATGTTCGATTTTTTATTCCAACTATGTAATAACTAAACGAGAAAAGAaatgattgttgtttctttgtcagTTAACAAGAATACATAATAATGACAAAGTTTTTATATGGTTGTTTTTCTGCACTACACTACCTTCAGGGAGAAGTTTCTGAAGTGACAGGTATTGAATGTATTAACTGAATCTGCAATGTAATGAAATGGAGAGATTCTTCACATTGGCCTAgagcattggtcggcaaactcattagtcaacagagccaaatatcaacagtacaactattgaaatttcttttgagagcctaattttttttaaaaaatatatttctttattgatttcagagaggaagggagaaggagagagagatagaaacatcaatgatgatagagaatcattgatcggctgcctcctgcatgcccacactggggatcaagcccacaacctgggcatgtgcccttggccggaatcgaacctgagacccgtcagtgcgcaggccgacgctctatccactaagccaagccggctagggtgagagcctaattttttaaacataaacttcttctaaaggcacttcttcaaaatagacttgcccaggatgtggtattttgtggaagagccacactcaaggggccaacgagCCACATGTGGCACGGGAACCACAGTTTGTCAACCACGGGTCTAGAGCAAAGTATCTAAATAAACCtgtcatgccctagctggtttggtgcagtggatagagcatccacctgtggactaaagggtcctgggttccattccagttaagggctcaggcccaggttgcaggcgcgatccccagtggggacatgcagaaggtagctgatcagtgattctttctcatcattgttatttctatctctctctccctctccctttctctcaggaaacagtaaaaatatattttaaaaaataataaacaaacaaacctgccTTGCCTGACAATCTGGTGACTACTACCTCTGGCAGGCACATCACACTGTCACATCTATGTCCTTGCTCATGCCATTCTGCTCTGTCAGGGCAACGACTGAGCAAAGAGATCTGGCCCAAGAGCTGACCTGACTGCATTCGAGTCCCAGCTCCAAGACTGACTAGCTTGTTGAGCTAGGAAGAGAcccttaatgtttctctttcttaaattCCTCATCTGTGGAAAAGTATATACGTTGTGGGGTTGCTGTAAGTAGTAGGTGAACTGGCATCTTAAACAAAGTGAGAGCTA is a window encoding:
- the LOC129147979 gene encoding membrane cofactor protein-like isoform X1 — its product is MRASYQPLRASSRRLESPFSWGFLGVLLLALELLLPMCSGDCAEPQPYKTMVPKNYLGGPLGPLIILFYECIPGYGPIDPSKPIKTVCQYDGSYKPALKESCTILSCSKLQEPQNGKVVYVNATTKFGSQVQYVCTEGYYIVGIKNRTCEANETEVIWSGDPPTCEKIFCEPPIHIPNGDYTNRGKDIFGYNETVIYSCKPSNATDHYTLVGESTLVCIGPDEWSSEPPDCKATYTPIDGPTTSAADLDSMTGSTSMCRHMQIIQLLRGPSNSNS